A single Agrococcus sp. ARC_14 DNA region contains:
- the trpD gene encoding anthranilate phosphoribosyltransferase encodes MDRLLTWPVVLETLLEGEDLAIRQAEWAMAEVVAGHASEAQIAGFLIALRSKGVVAEELVGFRDAILEAAVPLPGETRVVDIVGTGGDRQHTVNISTTASIVVAASGVPVLKHGNRAVSSSSGASDVLDALGLVPADDDPARVRQILDEAGISFAWATRFHPGFRHAGPVRAQLGVPTVFNYLGPLVNPARPEVSLVGVADKHIIEQFVGVFATRGATALVVRGEDGLDEVTTTGHSELWEVARGDVVEHDIDPREFGIPRASLDDLRGGSPEHNAEVLRRTLDGELGAVRDIVLLNAAAALVAWRLDSDPRQKDRPMKERIAEELAVATQAIDSGAAARTLEAWRRAAS; translated from the coding sequence ATGGATCGCCTCTTGACCTGGCCAGTCGTGCTCGAGACGCTGCTGGAAGGCGAGGATCTCGCGATCCGTCAGGCCGAGTGGGCGATGGCAGAAGTCGTCGCCGGACACGCCTCTGAAGCGCAGATCGCCGGGTTCCTCATCGCCCTGCGCTCGAAGGGCGTCGTCGCCGAAGAGCTGGTCGGATTCCGCGACGCGATCCTCGAGGCCGCGGTGCCGCTGCCGGGCGAGACGCGAGTGGTCGACATCGTCGGCACGGGCGGCGACCGCCAGCACACGGTGAACATCTCGACGACGGCGAGCATCGTCGTCGCGGCGAGCGGCGTGCCGGTGCTCAAGCACGGCAACCGCGCCGTCTCCTCGTCCTCCGGCGCATCCGACGTGCTGGATGCGCTCGGCCTCGTGCCGGCCGATGACGACCCCGCTCGCGTGCGCCAGATCCTCGACGAGGCCGGCATCTCGTTCGCGTGGGCGACGCGCTTCCACCCCGGCTTCCGGCACGCGGGCCCCGTGCGCGCGCAGCTGGGCGTGCCGACCGTGTTCAACTACCTCGGCCCGCTGGTGAACCCGGCGCGGCCGGAGGTCTCGCTCGTGGGCGTCGCCGACAAGCACATCATCGAGCAGTTCGTCGGCGTGTTCGCGACCCGTGGCGCGACTGCGCTCGTGGTGCGCGGCGAGGACGGCCTCGACGAGGTCACCACCACCGGCCACTCGGAGCTGTGGGAGGTGGCGCGCGGCGACGTCGTCGAGCACGACATCGATCCGCGTGAGTTCGGCATCCCGCGCGCGTCGCTCGACGACCTGCGCGGCGGCTCGCCGGAGCACAACGCCGAGGTGCTGCGACGCACGCTCGACGGCGAGCTCGGGGCGGTGCGCGACATCGTGCTGCTCAACGCAGCAGCGGCGCTGGTCGCCTGGCGGCTCGACAGCGATCCGCGCCAGAAGGATCGCCCGATGAAGGAGCGCATCGCCGAGGAGCTCGCGGTCGCGACCCAGGCGATCGACTCGGGTGCTGCCGCGCGCACGCTCGAGGCGTGGCGCCGAGCCGCGAGCTGA